The following coding sequences are from one Panicum hallii strain FIL2 chromosome 5, PHallii_v3.1, whole genome shotgun sequence window:
- the LOC112892501 gene encoding uncharacterized protein LOC112892501, translating to MVQPYVTVAVQSHVPMKLELRSSNYTKWSSFQAMCGKFSLLRHIDGTPPPDPCIDTWKEADYCVRSWLYGCVSDSIHDFAMAPDQTAFQLWTAIAAHIQGDLSIEDYSKKMKKAVDALRDVGQPVPEGMLVLNLLRGVDPRFSNTTDFIAATPT from the exons ATGGTGCAACCCTATGTCACCGTCGCTGTCCAGTCGCACGTCCCCATGAAGCTGGAGCTTCGATCCTCCAACTACACCAAGTGGAGCTCCTTCCAGGCCATGTGCGGCAAGTTCAGTCTCCTTCGCCACATCGACGGAACTCCCCCACCTGATCCGTGTATCGACACTTGGAAAGAGGCAGACTACTGTGTTCGCAGCTGGCTGTACGGATGTGTCTCCGACTCCATCCACGACTTCGCCATGGCACCAGACCAGACGGCGTTCCAACTCTGGACAGCCATTGCTGCCCATATCCAG GGTGATCTCTCCATTGAAGACTACAGCAAGAAGATGAAGAAAGCGGTCGATGCCCTTCGCGACGTCGGCCAGCCTGTTCCGGAGGGCATGCTCGTCCTCAATCTCCTTCGTGGCGTCGACCCACGGTTCAGCAACACCACCGATTTCATTGCCGCCACCCCAACATGA
- the LOC112894554 gene encoding CCAAT/enhancer-binding protein zeta: protein MAEPKPKSKRTKKSKKPSAGEGDGEDIDALKSDVATFASTLGFLPGAGGSSGGFDDSDFRKSGPMKKPPKPPSEQPQQTPENTANPHQNPKPAKKPHPLELHGPLTTSKPGAVTTNYPLMKVAPLSGQWYADADELEARVLGGRKQVPPAVGLQEMQGMVERKRELAEKLMAQYAREYDTVRRGHGGLKLLEISAKSGTSADKVLAFTCLVEDNPIANMRALDSLLGMVTSKVGKRYAFTGFDALKELFLMRLLPDRKLKSLIQRPLDILPETKDGYSLLLFWHWEDCLKQRYEKFVMSLEDAVKDMLPNLKDKAMKTVFILLKSKSEQERRLLTTLVNKLGDPERRAASSAAYLLTCLLAAHPNMKMVVIDEVDSFLFRPHVGLRAKYQAVNFLSQILLTHKGDGPKIAKRLVDVYIALFKVLMSSNDTKGDTCSKYSKKNVENGKIEGGNNKGKDSKSHGNNEESSTAGSDLEMDSRILSALLTGVNRALPYVASSEVDDIVEVQAPILFRLVHAENFNVGVQALMLLFQISTKNQIASDRFYRALYAKLLSPAAVSSSKPELFLGLLVKAMKNDVMLKRVAAFSKRLLQVALQRPPQYACGCLFILSEVLKAKSPLWAIVLQNESVDDGDEHFEDIVESPEDSSVASAALDKHTEKSASHEKCNIDAADGSDSVKQMELIERDENGENNASAEASRLHALYDPRHREPSYCNADRVSWWELTVLASHVHPSVSTMARTLLSGNNIVYSGDPLTDLSLPAFLDKFMEKKPKGNRIAEGRWHGGSQIAPAKKLDMDHHLIGEELLELAENEVPPEDIVFHRFYMNKSGPIKPKAKKGSVLDEDTGELLADNADDASDESGDEMQDLRDGLAEDGEYDYDDLDSNAFDEEKDLLRDDSDVELDDSSDSASMDGGSENDDDDPDGNSSGEEMVDAGNGSSSYAKKKVALQKRKNGVKSGRSPFASLDDYEHLMAGDADETPLKRKRKATWGAGGEKKPKSRSKNKRSRSSK from the exons ATGGCTGAGCCGAAACCCAAATCGAAGCGCACCAAGAAATCAAAGAAGCCCTCGGCCGGGGAAGGTGACGGGGAGGACATAGACGCGCTCAAGTCTGACGTCGCCACATTCGCCTCCACCCTTGGCTTCCTCCCCGGTGCCGGCGGCTCCTCCGGCGGCTTCGATGACTCCGACTTCCGCAAGTCAGGCCCCATGAAAAAACCTCCAAAACCCCCTTCAGAACAACCCCAGCAAACCCCTGAAAACACAGCAAACCCCCATCAAAACCCTAAGCCTGCCAAGAAGCCTCACCCTCTCGAGCTACATGGTCCCCTTACCACCAGCAAACCTGGTGCTGTCACCACGAATTACCCGCTGATGAAGGTGGCGCCACTCTCAGGACAGTGGTACGCTGATGCTGATGAGCTAGAGGCGAGGGTCCTGGGCGGCCGTAAGCAGGTACCGCCAGCTGTAGGGCTTCAGGAGATGCAGGGGATGGTGGAGCGGAAACGGGAGCTGGCGGAGAAGCTAATGGCTCAGTATGCGAGAGAGTATGACACAGTGAGGCGGGGGCATGGCGGTCTGAAGCTCCTGGAGATATCAGCAAAGTCTGGTACATCAGCTGACAAGGTGTTGGCGTTTACATGCCTTGTCGAGGACAATCCAATTGCAAACATGAGGGCGCTTGACTCCCTCCTTG GTATGGTAACATCGAAAGTTGGTAAGAGGTATGCGTTCACAGGCTTCGATGCATTGAAAGAGTTATTCTTAATGAG GTTATTGCCTGATCGTAAGTTGAAAAGTCTTATCCAGCGCCCGCTAGACAttttacctgaaacaaaagatGGCTACTCACTTCTGCTCTTCTGGCATTGGGAGGACTGTTTGAAACAGAG ATATGAAAAGTTTGTTATGTCGCTGGAGGATGCTGTTAAAGATATGCTGCCAAATCTCAAGGACAAAGCAATGAAG ACGGTTTTCATCCTTTTGAAAAGCAAATCAGAGCAGGAACGTCGGTTACTTACAACTCTTGTTAACAAG CTTGGAGATCCTGAAAGGAGAGCAGCATCGAGTGCTGCATATCTGTTAACATGTCTACTGGCTGCTCATCCTAATATGAAG ATGGTTGTGATAGATGAGGTGGATTCTTTTCTCTTCAGACCGCATGTTGGGCTTAGGGCCAAGTACCAGGCT GTCAATTTTCTGAGCCAGATTCTTCTTACACACAAGGGAGATGGGCCTAAAATTGCAAAGCGGTTGGTAGATGTCTACATTGCACTGTTCAAG GTACTCATGAGCTCTAATGATACTAAAGGAGATACATGCAGTAAATACAGCAAAAAAAATGTAGAAAATGGAAAAATAGAGGGAGGAAACAACAAGGGTAAGGACTCCAAATCCCATGGAAACAATGAAGAGAGTTCAACAGCAGGATCAGATTTGGAGATGGACTCCAGAATCCTCTCTGCACTTTTAACT GGCGTAAATAGGGCATTACCATATGTTGCGAGCTCGGAAGTTGATGATATAGTGGAAGTTCAGGCACCTATTCTTTTCAGATTG GTTCATGCTGAGAATTTCAATGTTGGAGTTCAGGCGTTGATGCTTTTATTCCAAATATCTACAAAAAATCAGATAGCAAGTGATCGTTTCTATcgtgcattgtatgcaaagctCTTGAGTCCTGCTGCTGTTTCTTCTTCAAAG CCAGAATTATTTCTTGGGCTGTTGGTGAAAGCAATGAAGAATGATGTGATGTTGAAGAGAGTAGCTGCATTTTCGAAGCGGCTCCTGCAG GTGGCTCTTCAACGGCCTCCTCAATATGCTTGTGGATGTCTTTTCATTCTGTCAGAGGTCCTTAAGGCAAAGTCGCCATTATG GGCGATTGTGCTCCAGAACGAATCTGTTGATGATGGTGATGAGCACTTTGAAGATATTGTAGAGAGTCCTGAGGACTCTTCTGTTGCCTCAGCAGCGCTAGATAAACATACTGAGAAATCAGCTTCTCATGAGAAATGCAACATTGATGCTGCTGATGGTTCTGATAGTGtaaaacaaatggaattgatAGAAAGGGATGAAAATGGTGAAAACAATGCATCAGCTGAGGCGTCGAGACTACATGCATTATATGATCCACGACATAGAGAGCCTTCTTACTG CAATGCAGATCGTGTCAGTTGGTGGGAGCTAACAGTATTGGCTTCACATGTGCACCCTTCAGTTTCTACTATGGCCAGAACATTGCTATctggcaacaatattgtttaTAGTGGTGATCCACTGACGGACCTATCACTTCCTGCCTTCCTTGACAAATTCATGGAAAAAAAACCAAAAGGTAACCGCATCGCTGAAGGAAGATGGCATGGTGGATCACAAATTGCACCAGCTAAAAAG CTTGACATGGATCATCATCTCATCGGAGAAGAGCTTCTGGAATTGGCAGAGAATGAAGTACCTCCTGAAGATATTGTTTTCCACCGTTTCTACATGAACAAGTCTGGCCCTATTAAGCCCAAGGCAAAGAAGGGTTCAGTTCTTGATGAAGATACTGGGGAGCTCTTAGCTGATAATGCTGATGATGCTAGTGACGAGAGTGGAGATGAGATGCAGGATCTGAGAGATGGGTTGGCAGAGGATGGAGAATATGACTATGACGACCTTGACTCCAATGCATTTGATGAGGAAAAGGATTTACTTAGAGATGACAGTGATGTTGAGTTGGATGACAGTTCAGATAGCGCTTCTATGGATGGTGGATCAGAAAATGATGATGACGATCCAGATGGCAACTCTAGTGGCGAGGAGATGGTTGATGCTGGTAATGGTAGTAGCTCCTATGCAAAGAAAAAGGTGGCACTGCAGAAGCGGAAAAATGGTGTAAAGAGTGGTCGATCTCCATTTGCAAGCCTGGATGACTATGAGCATCTGATGGCTGGGGATGCAGATGAGACACCCTTGAAGCGGAAGCGGAAGGCAACATGGGGAGCTGGTGGTGAGAAGAAACCAAAGTCCAGATCAAAAAACAAGAGGTCGAGGAGTTCAAAATGA
- the LOC112894555 gene encoding uncharacterized protein LOC112894555, which yields MARRLLAALLAASLLLPLARPDSSSVPASAATTTAYDELRLRGFPRGLLPANVRAYTLDAGSGDFAVDLRSSCRIVLPAGSYLAAFNDRLTGRLGDRHISGLSGIRVRAFFRWWSITGIRADGDQLVFEVGSVSAKFPARDFNASLECPAKADS from the coding sequence ATGGcgcgccgcctcctcgccgccctGCTCGCGGCGTCgctcctgctcccgctcgcCCGCCCGGACTCCTCCTCCGttcccgcctccgccgccaccaccaccgcgtaCGACGAGCTCCGCCTCCGGGGCTTCCCGCGGGGCCTGCTCCCGGCCAACGTTCGGGCGTACACGCTCGACGCCGGGTCCGGGGACTTCGCCGTCGACCTCCGCTCTAGCTGCCGCATCGTGCTGCCCGCggggagctacctcgccgccttCAACGACCGCCTCACGGGGCGCCTCGGGGACCGCCACATCTCGGGCCTCAGCGGCATCCGCGTCAGGGCCTTCTTCCGCTGGTGGTCCATCACGGGGATCCGCGCCGACGGGGACCAGCTCGTCTTCGAGGTCGGCTCCGTCTCCGCCAAGTTCCCCGCGCGGGACTTCAACGCCAGCCTCGAGTGCCCCGCCAAGGCCGACTCCTGA